In Kordiimonas sp. SCSIO 12610, the sequence TGTTTGTCACAGCAACTGAATAGAATTCACCAACTGAATTTTCACCGGCGAGCACACAGCTCGGGTATTTCCAGGTAACCGCAGATCCTGTTTCAACCTGTGTCCACGACACTTTCGAGTTTTTACCTTTGCAAAGTGCACGTTTGGTTACAAAATTATATATTCCACCCTTGCCATCTTTATCTCCAGGGTACCAGTTTTGCACCGTTGAATACTTGATCTCAGCGTCATCAAGCGCGACAAGTTCCACAACCGCCGCATGTAGTTGATTTTCATCACGCATAGGTGCCGTACAGCCTTCGAGATAGGATACATAAGACCCTTCATCCGCAATGATAAGTGTACGTTCAAATTGCCCGGTGTTTTCTGTATTAATACGGAAATATGTTGAGAGCTCCATCGGGCAGCGTACCCCCTTAGGGATGTATACAAACGTGCCGTCAGTGAACACTGCGCAATTTAGTGCTGCAAAATAATTGTCACGAACAGGTACAACTGTCGCGAGGTATTTTTGGACAAGCTCAGGATATTCATGCACGGCTTCCGAGATTGACATGAAAATCACACCTGCTTTTTTCAATTCATCACGGAATGTCGTCGCAACAGACACAGAATCAAACACTGCATCAACCGCAACCTTGCGAGCACCCTCAACACCCGCGAGAACTTTCTGTTCTTCAAGAGGAATACCAAGCTTTTCGTAAGTCCGCAGTAACTCTGGGTCTACTTCATCAAGGCTTTTAGGCTTATCCTGTGTTTTAGGTGCAGCATAATAATAAATATCGTTGTAATCGATCTTTGGATAGTTGACTTTCGCCCAATCCGGTTCTTCCATCTTAAGCCACTGATGATATGCCTTTAGTCGCCAGTTCAACAGCCATTTAGGCTCATTTTTCTTGGCAGAAATGAACCGAATCACATCTTCACTGAGCCCTTTTGGGGCCATGTCCATATCGACATCAGTTACGAAGCCATATTTGTATTCGCCGGTTGCATCTTCAACTTGCTGCCGGGCTTCAGCGGTTCCTGCCATGATGGCGGCTCCTTATCTTTATTTATGTTAACCTGTACTTGTCTCAGTGATCTGTTGATCATTCAGGAAATTTATATTGTGAGGAGTGATAATCAATTCACTCAGCTTCACACCTGCGAGCGCATTACGTACCGCACCATTAATCGATTGCCAATGCGGCCGCATAACGCATATCTCATCAAATGAACAGTCAGAATTTTGTTCTTCGGAACAATGGGTCATGGCAATTGGACCATCAATCGCCTCTATAATATCGGCGACAGAGATCAATTTTGCGTCCTTTGCAAGAGCAAATCCACCCTTCAAGCCTCTGTGAGAGATCAAAAGCCCCGACCTTGTCAGTAGATTAAGAATTTTTGCTACCGTGGTATTTGGAACTCTTGTGATATCAGACAAACTCTGCGCATTGACTTTTGCATCAGCACGAGCCATTTCACACATCAAGACCACTGCATAATCTGCAAGATTTGTAAGTCGAATCATCAACAAATGCCTTTTAAAACATAATCATAACAGAGGTTTTCCTGGAAAATCTTAATTATGACCATTTTTGTCATGATTTGATATGGTGCTTGTGACAGAAAAAGTCAAATGAATAAAGTAACCTTTGAAATAGCCACGAAATATCATACTATCCATTCGTAATCATATTGCTACCCTCTGGATAGCATTAACCGTTTGATTAAATTAAATTTTAAACGCCAATCCACAACCACAAGAGAGTGTTGATGAGTAAGTTACGCTATTCGTTTTTTTTCCTGAGCTCACTCATCTTGCCTCAGGAAACATTTTTAGAAGGCTTTCCTGACGTACCTATTTTGGAAGGAATGGTTGAAATACACCCTGAAGGACGATTCGTTTTTGATACCCCCTCAGGGACGATCGCAGAAACAATCATGATATCAGACTATGACGAGGCTGAGGCCATAAAACGCTATAGTGTGAACCTGATTGCTCTCGGATGGAATTGTACTCAATCCAACATAAAATTATTATGTACGCGTGATCAGCATCGCTTAATTTTAGACACAAAAAAATCCACTGAAAAGAAAACGCTCATTAATATTCGTGTGGAACCTAACAAAGAATAATCATATCAAAAACTCGAGGGAATTCACCAATACCGTGAGCGTTTTGATAAAAAGCTTTTCAAATTCGCTCAAGCACAGTAGGAATCCGGATAAATGGATTAACTACATTTAGGTCTAGATATGACTTTTCAAACAATCTTGCTCGATAAACAAGATGGTATTGGTATTATTACCCTGAACAGGGCAGAAGCGTTAAACGCTCTCAACAGTCAATTACTCAGCGAAGTGAAAGAGGCACTACTATCACTGGAAAATGATCCAGATACAGGTGCTATTGTCATCACGGGCAGTGAAAAAGCCTTTGCAGCTGGTGCAGATATTAAAGAAATGGCTGAAAAGGATTTTGCCAGCGTTCTCATGGATGACATGTTCGGTGAAACAAATTCTGTCTTCGCCAGTATTCGCAAACCTATTATCGCTGGCGTTTCAGGATATGCGCTAGGCGGTGGGTGCGAGCTTGCGATGTGCTGCGATTTCATCATTGCAGCAGAAAACGCTAAATTTGGCCAACCGGAAATCAAACTGGGCGTTATCCCCGGGATTGGTGGTACCCAGCGACTCACTCGGTTGATCGGTAAATCCAAAGCTATGGACATGATGTTGACGGGTCGCATGATGGATGCTGCAGAGGCAGAAAGATCAGGACTGGTTAGCCGAGTTGTGCCAACAGATGATCTTTTGGATACTGTAACAGATATTGCAAAATCCATTGCAGAACTCTCTCGTCCG encodes:
- a CDS encoding enoyl-CoA hydratase, producing the protein MTFQTILLDKQDGIGIITLNRAEALNALNSQLLSEVKEALLSLENDPDTGAIVITGSEKAFAAGADIKEMAEKDFASVLMDDMFGETNSVFASIRKPIIAGVSGYALGGGCELAMCCDFIIAAENAKFGQPEIKLGVIPGIGGTQRLTRLIGKSKAMDMMLTGRMMDAAEAERSGLVSRVVPTDDLLDTVTDIAKSIAELSRPSVALAKEATNRALETTLTEGLLFERRVFHSLFATEDQKEGMNAFIEKRQPQFKNR
- a CDS encoding SUF system Fe-S cluster assembly regulator, translated to MIRLTNLADYAVVLMCEMARADAKVNAQSLSDITRVPNTTVAKILNLLTRSGLLISHRGLKGGFALAKDAKLISVADIIEAIDGPIAMTHCSEEQNSDCSFDEICVMRPHWQSINGAVRNALAGVKLSELIITPHNINFLNDQQITETSTG
- the sufB gene encoding Fe-S cluster assembly protein SufB; the encoded protein is MAGTAEARQQVEDATGEYKYGFVTDVDMDMAPKGLSEDVIRFISAKKNEPKWLLNWRLKAYHQWLKMEEPDWAKVNYPKIDYNDIYYYAAPKTQDKPKSLDEVDPELLRTYEKLGIPLEEQKVLAGVEGARKVAVDAVFDSVSVATTFRDELKKAGVIFMSISEAVHEYPELVQKYLATVVPVRDNYFAALNCAVFTDGTFVYIPKGVRCPMELSTYFRINTENTGQFERTLIIADEGSYVSYLEGCTAPMRDENQLHAAVVELVALDDAEIKYSTVQNWYPGDKDGKGGIYNFVTKRALCKGKNSKVSWTQVETGSAVTWKYPSCVLAGENSVGEFYSVAVTNNYQQADTGTKMIHQGAGSRSTIISKGISAGKSENTYRGLVKVLAGAEGVRNYTQCDSLLVSSECGAHTVPYIEVKNPSAQIEHEATTSKISEDQLFYCRSRGLDEEEAVAMIVNGFCKEVMQHLPMEFAVEAQKLLGISLEGSVG